From the genome of Rickettsiales bacterium:
CATTCACATTCTTGAGGTTATTGGCACGCGCACCGGTAATCGCAATTTTTTTGTTTTTCGATACAGGCCGCCGCTTGGCCGGAACGGCAATCTGCTTTGCGCCGCTGAGATATTGCCCGGTGATGCTGTCCTTGTTCTTCATCACTTCCTTGGCTGTTCCTTGCGCGATGATTCTGCCGCCATGCACGCCCGCGCCCGGCCCCATATCGATCAGGTAATCGGAATGGCGCATCGTGTCTTCATCATGTTCGACGACAATTACCGTATTGCCCAGCTCCTTCAGGTGCTGGAGCGTGCCGAGCAGGCGCTCATTGTCGCACTGATGCAATCCGATGGAGGGTTCGTCCAGTACATATAATACGCCGGAAAGGCCCGAGCCGATCTGAGAGGCAAGGCGGATACGCTGCGATTCGCCGCCCGAAAGCGTGCCGGATTCGCGCGCAAGCGTCAGGTAATCCAATCCCACATTGATGAGGAAGCCTAGCCTGTCGCAGATTTCCTTGAATATCTTCTCGGCGATCTGCTGATGCTTCTTGCTGAGTTTCTTTTCAATTCCCGCGAACCAGTGCGATGCCTGTTCGATCGTATAGCTGCAGACTTCGCCGATATGCAGCCCGCCTACCTTCACGCACAGCGCCTCTTCATTCAGGCGATGGCCGTTACAGGCGCTGCAATGCGTGATATTCTGGTATTTCGCCAGTTCTTCACGGATATATTCGCTTTCCGTCTCGCGCAGGCGACGCTGCAAATTCGGGATCACACCCTCGAACGGCTTGGTCGAAACGAACGAACGCGTGCCGTCATGATAGGGAATCTTCACATTCTCATCGCCGGAACCGTGCAGGATAATCTGGCGGATTCGCTCCGGCAGATCCTTAAACGAGGTGTTAATGCTGAACTTATAATGCTTCGCAAGCCCATCGAACGTCTGCATGAAATATTTGGATGTCGTGCCCGCCCACGGCGCCACGGCTTTTTCATACAGCGACAATGTCGGGTCAGGGACGACCAGTTCTTCGTCGAACACCATTTCCGTACCCAGCCCATCGCACACTTTACATGCGCCGAACGGACTGTTGAACGAGAACAGACGCGGCTCGATCTCACCGAGCGTAAAGCCGGAAACCGGACAGGCGAATTTGGAGGACAGCGTAATAATTTCGTGCTCTTCGCCCTTGCCCAGCACTTCCACGAGCAGCAGCCCGTCGCTCAGGCGAAGCGCGGTTTCAATACTGTCAGGCAGGCGGTTACCCAGATCGTCGGACACAACAAGGCGATCCACCACCACTTCAATATTATGCTTCTTGTTTTTGTCGATCTCGGGCAGTTCGGACAGCTCGTAGATCTCGCCGTCGATCTTAATGCGCTGGAACCCTTCTTTCTGCAAGCTTTGCAGTTCTTTGCGATGTTCGCCCTTATGCCCGCGCACGATCGGCGCAAGCAGGTAGATCTTCGTTCCCTTGGGAAGTTCCAGAATACGATCCGCCATCTGCGAGACGCTCTGGCTTTCAATGGGCAGGCCTGTGGCAGGCGAATACGGAATGCCGATACGCGCATAAAGCAGACGCATATAATCGTAAATCTCGGTAACAGTGCCGACGGTCGAGCGCGGATTGCGCGAAGTGGTTTTCTGGTCGATCGCAATCGCCGGAGAAAGCCCGGTGATGGATTCGACATCCGGCTTGTCCTGGATATTCAGAAACTGACGGGCATAGGAGGAGAGACTTTCCACATAACGCCGCTGTCCTTCCGCGTAAATCGTGTCGAACGCGAGCGAGGATTTACCCGAACCGGAAAGGCCGGTAATAACAACAAGCTGATTGCGTGGGATGTCCACATCGACGGATTTTAAATTATGCTCTTTCGCCCCGCGTACGCGGATAAAATCATCCGTATTCATCATTTCTCCGTTTTTTAGACCCGAAACTATAGCGGATTATTAAGGAACATGTAACTATATTTTACATGGAATTATGGGGTTTCTCGCGGCTAGGGTCCTGGGGCAGGGCACTTCTCAAGGAAGTTAGCGCACGAATATTACAACTTCTACGCGGCATTTAATAAAAAATTAATATATTTCTTATAGCATAACGATATTGCCTGCCTTAAAATGATTACAGCAGTAATTACCGGAAGTTACCCCCTATGCGCTGCCTTTATTCCCTTCTGCTACTGGGAGTTACAATCTGCGTGCTGATTCCTCCGTCCGTCCGGGCCGCAACCCATAATCGACTGGAAGGTGTCAGCCTTGCGGGATTGGAAATGCCCCAGGGGACATTCCCCCCAACCGCACAGGAAGCAGATTATTATGCCGCCGCCGGCATGAATATCCTACGCCTGCCCTTCATGTGGGAACGCCTGCAACCCACTTTATACGGTCCGCTGGATAAAACCTATCTCGGCCATATCCTTTCCTTTGTAAAAGCCGCAAATGCTGCCGGGGTAAATGTGCTGATCGACTGCCATAATTACGCCATGTATAATGGCTGGCAGCTTGGCTCGCCACGCCTTCCCGCAAAAGCACTGGCCGATATGTGGCAGAAACTCGCCACCGCCACCAAAGACATGAATGTTTCCTTCGACATCATGAACGAGCCCTACCACCAGAACGGGCAGCAATGGCGAGCCGTGCTGGACGTGGTCATCCCCGCCATCCGCGCGACCGGGGCTACCAACACTATTTTCGTTGAGGGAGTCTGGTGGGCGAATGCCGCCCTCTGGCCGGAGCGCACCGGTCCTTATTTCACAGGCATAAATGACAATAATTATATCTTTGAAGCGCACCAGTATTTCGACTCCGACGGGTCGGGAACCCATACGGACTGCACAAACGGCGCTGCTGCCATCGCCAAAATTCAGCCTTTCGTGACCTGGCTGCGGCAGAATAAAGCGCATGGGTTTCTCGGGGAATTCGGCCTGACGGCAGATCCAGGCTGCACGCAGACACTGGCGACAGTGTTGCAATACTTGCAGGACAATGGGGATGTGATAGATGGCTGGGCTTACTGGGCGGCAGGTCCCGCCTGGGGTAACTATATGTTCTCGATAGAGCCGCATTTTAATAAAACGCCTGCGCAGGAAGCCGTGCAGATGCAAACCCTAAAACGGTTCCTGCCCCATGGCTAAGCACACAGGAACATCCGGTTTCACACTGATCGAGCTCAGTATCGTGCTGGTGATCATCGGCCTGATTGTCGGTGGCGTACTGACAGGGCAGAATTTAATCCAGTCCGCCGCCATCCGCGCCCAGATCGCCCAGATCGAGAAATTCAATGTCGCAGTCAATGCCTTCGACAATAAATACGGCGCCATCCCCGGCGATATGGGCCTGACCAATGCCAGCAATTTTGGCTTCACCACGACAGGCTGCACGGGCGGGGAAGGCAGCCGGGACGGCAGCGGCGTTATTGAAGGGTATTTTGGCGGCGTACGCATTCTTGAATACGGAGAAGCAACACTTTTCTGGTCGGATCTGAGCCAGGCAGGGCTGATAGAAGGTGCATTCCCCACCGGAAACAGCTACTCATCCGGCTGCGGCATCACTGCCTCCAACTGGACATTGACATCGGGCGCTACTTATATCGGCAATTACCTTCCTGCAGCGAAGATCGGCAACGGCAACTTCATTTATGTCTATGACAGCGACACGTATGAAGGCGGCATCGACAGCAATAACTGGTATGGGCTTTCCGCTGTAAACTCCGTGCATACGGATGGAAGCATGGTCTCTACTCCCGCTCTCTCGGTGCTGACTGCTTACCGGCTCGACCAGAAAATGGATGACGGCAAGCCGGTCACCGGCAGCGTGCAGGCGCTATTCATTACAAGTTACTGGATCAACCAGCCCAATGCTCAAGCCAGCGACAGCGCCACTTCCTGTTATAATACGACATCAGGCACTTATTCGGTGGGAATCAACGGGGGCAACGGCGTAAATTGCGCCATATCGTTCAGGCTGCAGTAGGCTCGCTAATCTTTATGACTATCAGTATGGACTGGAGGAGCAAAGCGACGACTAGCCGCACTGAGCGGCGCAGCCCGCGTGGCGCCAAGGCGCGAAAGCGCCTGAACGCAAAGCAAAAACTCTAGCCGTCTTCGAGATGGAGGAGCAGCCCGCCGCCAAACATCATCGCGATCATGGCTGGAGCCCAGGCCGCAAGCGTGACCGGTATCTCGCCGGATTGCCCGAAAGCAAACACAAGCTGCGTCAGCAGATGCACGAGGAACCCGGTGACGATCCCCGCCACCACCAGCAGCATGATGCCACCGCGGCGCGGCAGGCGGAGCGAAAACACCGCGGCAATCAGGATCATCGCACATAGCAGCATCGGGCTTGCCAGCAGCGAATGCCAGTACATGCGGTGACGCATGGCGGAAAACCCGGCACGCTCCAGCGTATGGATGAACGAAGGCAGCTGCCAGAAAGAGAGCGTGTAAGGCAGAGCGAAACTATCCTGAATCTGCCCGGGCGTGAGGTCCGTATCCAGCAGCAGATCGTCCTTATGTTCGGGGAACTGGCCGGGCCGGTTGATCGTTACATCGTGCAGGTGCCACTTGCCGTCTTCCAGGCTCGCATACGCCGCATCGGTTCGGCTGATAAATTTGCTGTTCGCGCCGAATCCGAACACGATCACATCCGACAGCTGAATGCCTTCCTGCTCCACTTTCATCGCATGGAAAATATTCTCTTTGATTTCCCCGCCGCCATGCTCCACCTGACGGATCCATAAGCCCGTGGAAGAAACCGCAAGCATGCTGGTCTGTCCCGTCACGTACTTTGCCTCCAGCTGTTCGAAGCGCGAGAGCATCGCTGCCGAGATCGGGTTGAAGATCGTCACAAAAATCCCGCCGAGCGCCAGCACGAGCACCAGCGCGGGCATCAGGAACTGCCAGACCGAAACACCGGCCGCGCGCACGACCACAAGCTCGTTGCTGCGCGTGAGCCTTGTCAGCGCCACCATGCCGCCGATCAGCACCGCAAACGGCAGAATGCGCGAGCCGGTATCCGGCACTTTCAGCAGCAGCATCTCCAGCACGATGGGAAAGCCGACTTTCACATCCGACGTACGGCGGATCAGTTCCACCAGATCGCCCAGCGCCACGATCACAAGCATGATGCCCAGCACCATCGCAATGGAGGCCAGGAACTGTCTGCCGATGTAAAACGATAATGTAAACGGAAGCCGCATGCTTCTTCCTGAAAGGTTAACAACACTTCCATATAATAACAGCGGCGCAAAACCGCCAGTTATTTCTTCTTGTTTTGCCCCTGCAAAAGCCTGCTGGCTTTTGCAATGAGCCTGACGCCTTCGGCGACTGAAGGGGTGCGGCCTGCTGACCGCGCTTCTTGTTCCCCTGATAGGTTAGTCTCCCTTAAACATCGCAATCGCCGCTTCCCTTGCCTGCCCATGCTCGA
Proteins encoded in this window:
- the lptG gene encoding LPS export ABC transporter permease LptG, with the translated sequence MRLPFTLSFYIGRQFLASIAMVLGIMLVIVALGDLVELIRRTSDVKVGFPIVLEMLLLKVPDTGSRILPFAVLIGGMVALTRLTRSNELVVVRAAGVSVWQFLMPALVLVLALGGIFVTIFNPISAAMLSRFEQLEAKYVTGQTSMLAVSSTGLWIRQVEHGGGEIKENIFHAMKVEQEGIQLSDVIVFGFGANSKFISRTDAAYASLEDGKWHLHDVTINRPGQFPEHKDDLLLDTDLTPGQIQDSFALPYTLSFWQLPSFIHTLERAGFSAMRHRMYWHSLLASPMLLCAMILIAAVFSLRLPRRGGIMLLVVAGIVTGFLVHLLTQLVFAFGQSGEIPVTLAAWAPAMIAMMFGGGLLLHLEDG
- a CDS encoding glycoside hydrolase family 5 protein, yielding MRCLYSLLLLGVTICVLIPPSVRAATHNRLEGVSLAGLEMPQGTFPPTAQEADYYAAAGMNILRLPFMWERLQPTLYGPLDKTYLGHILSFVKAANAAGVNVLIDCHNYAMYNGWQLGSPRLPAKALADMWQKLATATKDMNVSFDIMNEPYHQNGQQWRAVLDVVIPAIRATGATNTIFVEGVWWANAALWPERTGPYFTGINDNNYIFEAHQYFDSDGSGTHTDCTNGAAAIAKIQPFVTWLRQNKAHGFLGEFGLTADPGCTQTLATVLQYLQDNGDVIDGWAYWAAGPAWGNYMFSIEPHFNKTPAQEAVQMQTLKRFLPHG
- the uvrA gene encoding excinuclease ABC subunit UvrA, encoding MNTDDFIRVRGAKEHNLKSVDVDIPRNQLVVITGLSGSGKSSLAFDTIYAEGQRRYVESLSSYARQFLNIQDKPDVESITGLSPAIAIDQKTTSRNPRSTVGTVTEIYDYMRLLYARIGIPYSPATGLPIESQSVSQMADRILELPKGTKIYLLAPIVRGHKGEHRKELQSLQKEGFQRIKIDGEIYELSELPEIDKNKKHNIEVVVDRLVVSDDLGNRLPDSIETALRLSDGLLLVEVLGKGEEHEIITLSSKFACPVSGFTLGEIEPRLFSFNSPFGACKVCDGLGTEMVFDEELVVPDPTLSLYEKAVAPWAGTTSKYFMQTFDGLAKHYKFSINTSFKDLPERIRQIILHGSGDENVKIPYHDGTRSFVSTKPFEGVIPNLQRRLRETESEYIREELAKYQNITHCSACNGHRLNEEALCVKVGGLHIGEVCSYTIEQASHWFAGIEKKLSKKHQQIAEKIFKEICDRLGFLINVGLDYLTLARESGTLSGGESQRIRLASQIGSGLSGVLYVLDEPSIGLHQCDNERLLGTLQHLKELGNTVIVVEHDEDTMRHSDYLIDMGPGAGVHGGRIIAQGTAKEVMKNKDSITGQYLSGAKQIAVPAKRRPVSKNKKIAITGARANNLKNVNVDIPLGVLCCVTGVSGGGKSSLVIETLYKAVMRTLHGSKEQAGPHDRITGMEYIDKIIEIDQSPIGRTPRSNPATYTGAFSPIRDWFTALPESAARGYKSGRFSFNVKGGRCETCQGDGMIKIEMHFLPDVYVKCDECHGNRYNRETLEIKYRGKSIADVLNMTVDEAVPFFASNPSVLEKCVALQEVGLGYITLGQSATTLSGGEAQRIKLAKELSKRSTGRTLYILDEPTTGLHSEDIRKLLVVIHKLVDAGNTIVVIEHNLDVIKTADWIIDIGPAGGHKGGQVVATGTPEQVAASKSSVTGKYLKPLLQTAA
- a CDS encoding type II secretion system protein — protein: MAKHTGTSGFTLIELSIVLVIIGLIVGGVLTGQNLIQSAAIRAQIAQIEKFNVAVNAFDNKYGAIPGDMGLTNASNFGFTTTGCTGGEGSRDGSGVIEGYFGGVRILEYGEATLFWSDLSQAGLIEGAFPTGNSYSSGCGITASNWTLTSGATYIGNYLPAAKIGNGNFIYVYDSDTYEGGIDSNNWYGLSAVNSVHTDGSMVSTPALSVLTAYRLDQKMDDGKPVTGSVQALFITSYWINQPNAQASDSATSCYNTTSGTYSVGINGGNGVNCAISFRLQ